The proteins below are encoded in one region of Oncorhynchus masou masou isolate Uvic2021 chromosome 15, UVic_Omas_1.1, whole genome shotgun sequence:
- the LOC135555642 gene encoding cell death-inducing p53-target protein 1-like, with product MSSDPPPPYPGGPSAPVIEEKNGQPAAPDSATPVTTGPPQGHPLPPDYGPPPYEATLQPGFLPPHVPGDGAMPIPHGGFYPPPGHFGPGHFGPGHFGPGPIQFGPVAGQTAHTVPAPPGTATTVTVLQGEIFQTAPVQTVCHHCQQPIITRINHSVGLMNAVFCLFCFFVGCDLGCCLIPCLIDDLKDVIHTCPYCKGYIYTYKRIC from the exons ATGTCCAGCGACCCACCTCCTCCCTACCCCGGAGGTCCCAGCGCCCCTGTTATCGAGGAGAAGAATGGACAGCCAGCCGCTCCGG ACTCGGCGACCCCTGTAACGACGGGGCCTCCTCAGGGGCACCCCCTGCCTCCAGACTATGGCCCTCCACCCTACGAGGCCACGCTACAGCCAGGCTTCTTGCCGCCACACGTCCCAGGAGATGGGGCCATGCCCATACCACATG GTGGCTTCTACCCTCCGCCAGGTCACTTTGGCCCGGGGCACTTTGGCCCGGGGCACTTTGGCCCGGGGCCCATTCAATTTGGGCCTGTGGCAGGTCAGACGGCTCACACGGTGCCGGCACCCCCTGGGACAGCTACCACAGTGACCGTGCTACAGGGGGAGATATTCCAGACAGCACCCGTACAGACTGTGTGTCACCACTGCCAGCAGCCCATCATCACCCGCATCAACCACAGCGTGGGCCTCATGAACGCTGTCTTCTGCCTCTTCTGCTTCTTTGTTGG GTGTGATCTGGGCTGCTGCTTGATTCCCTGTCTGATCGATGATCTCAAGGATGTGATACACACCTGCCCTTACTGCAAGGGCTACATCTACACATACAAGCGTATCTGctaa
- the LOC135555646 gene encoding DNA-directed RNA polymerase III subunit RPC10, with translation MLLFCPTCGNVLIVEEGQKCYRFACNTCPYVHNITRKVNNRKYPKLKEVDDVLGGAAAWENVDSTPEKCPKCEHPRAFFMQIQTRSADEPMTTFYKCCNYECGHRWRD, from the exons ATGCTTCTGTTTTGTCCAACATGTGGGAATGTGTTGATTGTAGAGGAAGGACAGAAGTGCTATCGATTCGCCTGCAACACATGTCCGTACGTGCATAACATTACTAGGAAG GTAAAcaacaggaagtatcccaaactGAAAGAGGTTGATGATGTGCTTGGTGGAGCTGCAGCCTGGGAAAATGTGGATTCCACGCCAG AAAAATGTCCCAAGTGTGAGCACCCCCGAGCATTCTTCATGCAGATTCAGACAAGATCTGCAGATGAACCGATGACAACGTTCTACAAATGCTGCAATTATGAGTGTGGACATCGCTGGAGAGACTAA
- the LOC135555644 gene encoding U11/U12 small nuclear ribonucleoprotein 25 kDa protein-like isoform X1 yields MMGEETQSVHLDEELSIKEEEFGQAEGKMNQVKDEKPEEVEEEDEEEEEDEEALPHSEFLDIFEEGLARLVQDPLLCDLPIQVTLEEVNSQVALEYGQAMTVRVCKADGEVMPIVVVQNAMVLDLKKAIQRFMELKQQREGGVKHVSWRYVWRTFHLVFQGEKLDDDKMKLKDYGIRNRDEVTFMKRLRKK; encoded by the exons ATGATGGGGGAGGAGACCCAGTCCGTTCACCTGGACGAGGAACTGTCTATAAAGGAAGAGGAGTTCGGACAGgcagagggaaagatgaaccaaGTGAAGGATGAAAAACCAGAGGAGGttgaagaggaagatgaggaggaggaggaggatgaagaagcATTGCCACACTCAGAATTCCTGGACATCTTTGAAGAAGGACTGGCTCGCCTTGTACAGGACCCTCTACTCTGTGACCTTCCCATTCAG GTGACTCTGGAGGAGGTGAATTCCCAGGTTGCCCTGGAGTATGGCCAAGCCATGACGGTCCGTGTATGCAAAGCGGATGGTGAAGTAATGC CCATAGTGGTGGTGCAGAATGCTATGGTGCTGGATTTGAAGAAAGCCATCCAGAGGTTCATGGAGCTGAAACAGCAACGGGAGGGTGGGGTAAAGCACGTCagctg gAGATATGTATGGAGAACCTTTCATCTTGTATTTCAAGGAGAGAAGCTTGATGATGACAAAATGAAACTAAAGGA ttaTGGGATCAGAAACAGAGATGAGGTGACATTCATGAAGAGACTGAGGAAGAAGTGA
- the LOC135555644 gene encoding U11/U12 small nuclear ribonucleoprotein 25 kDa protein-like isoform X2 encodes MMGEETQSVHLDEELSIKEEEFGQAEGKMNQVKDEKPEEVEEEDEEEEEDEEALPHSEFLDIFEEGLARLVQDPLLCDLPIQVTLEEVNSQVALEYGQAMTVRVCKADGEVMPIVVVQNAMVLDLKKAIQRFMELKQQREGGVKHVSCYGIRNRDEVTFMKRLRKK; translated from the exons ATGATGGGGGAGGAGACCCAGTCCGTTCACCTGGACGAGGAACTGTCTATAAAGGAAGAGGAGTTCGGACAGgcagagggaaagatgaaccaaGTGAAGGATGAAAAACCAGAGGAGGttgaagaggaagatgaggaggaggaggaggatgaagaagcATTGCCACACTCAGAATTCCTGGACATCTTTGAAGAAGGACTGGCTCGCCTTGTACAGGACCCTCTACTCTGTGACCTTCCCATTCAG GTGACTCTGGAGGAGGTGAATTCCCAGGTTGCCCTGGAGTATGGCCAAGCCATGACGGTCCGTGTATGCAAAGCGGATGGTGAAGTAATGC CCATAGTGGTGGTGCAGAATGCTATGGTGCTGGATTTGAAGAAAGCCATCCAGAGGTTCATGGAGCTGAAACAGCAACGGGAGGGTGGGGTAAAGCACGTCagctg ttaTGGGATCAGAAACAGAGATGAGGTGACATTCATGAAGAGACTGAGGAAGAAGTGA